The Pyrenophora tritici-repentis strain M4 chromosome 3, whole genome shotgun sequence genome has a window encoding:
- a CDS encoding Metallophos domain containing protein, producing MDPLIAELVDAEAHKTHTRPSTPPSAETPPPSRLWAISDIHLSFKGNRDALEKLLPHPHDDLILCGDVGESAEHCRIAFTKVKECFRDVFWVPGNHELYTLPSEKEHGARGEAKYMECVAIAREFGILTPEDDFTVWEGEGGPCLIAPIFTLYDYSFRPDDVKLEDALAWAREKDIEATDEHLLHPDPYPSRIEWCHALVEKTEKKLAEAVAAHPDMPLIIIAHWPLREDLVTLTNIPRFSLWCGTKKTADWHNKFNAKVVVTGHLHIRRTDWIDNTRFEEVSLGYPRQWNHCLEKGLDINDLLREILPGAEIPPAGQRSTVWRMYG from the coding sequence ATGGACCCTCTCATTGCAGAACTGGTGGACGCGGAGGCACACAAGACGCATACACGGCCGAGCACCCCTCCATCGGCCGAAACCCCGCCACCAAGCCGCCTCTGGGCCATCAGTGACATCCACCTCTCCTTCAAGGGCAACCGCGATGCCCTCGAGAAGCTCCTTCCGCATCCGCACGACGATCTGATTCTCTGCGGAGATGTAGGCGAGAGCGCCGAACATTGTCGCATTGCCTTTACAAAGGTCAAAGAGTGCTTCAGAGACGTGTTTTGGGTGCCGGGCAACCATGAGCTATATACTCTGCCGTCGGAGAAAGAGCATGGCGCAAGAGGCGAGGCCAAATACATGGAGTGCGTTGCGATAGCGCGGGAATTCGGCATCCTCACGCCTGAAGACGACTTTACCGTTTGGGAAGGTGAAGGAGGCCCATGTCTGATTGCGCCCATCTTCACGCTGTATGACTACAGCTTCCGGCCCGATGACGTGAAGCTTGAAGATGCGCTTGCGTGGGCGAGGGAAAAGGATATAGAAGCGACCGACGAGCATCTGCTGCACCCCGACCCTTACCCGTCGCGTATCGAATGGTGCCATGCGCTTGTGGAGAAGACGGAGAAGAAGCTCGCAGAAGCAGTCGCAGCGCATCCAGACATGCCGCTGATCATAATCGCGCATTGGCCGCTACGAGAGGATCTCGTGACTTTGACAAACATCCCACGCTTCTCGCTATGGTGCGGCACAAAGAAGACGGCAGATTGGCATAACAAGTTCAACGCAAAGGTTGTTGTTACCGGTCACCTGCATATTAGGAGGACAGATTGGATAGACAATACCCGCTTCGAAGAGGTGAGTCTGGGATACCCGAGGCAGTGGAACCACTGTCTGGAGAAGGGTCTCGACATCAATGACTTGCTTCGTGAGATACTGCCGGGTGCGGAGATACCGCCCGCAGGTCAGCGGAGCACCGTGTGGAGGATGTACGGATGA
- a CDS encoding necrosis-and ethylene-inducing protein 1 precursor: MFNLRTLSIQLLAAASIVLASPLALNTRTLVNHDAVVGFPEAVPGTLSGKLMLRHKPYLKVFNGCVPFPAVDAAGNTGGGLSPTGGSNDGCSSSPGQVYARAGEYNGAWAIMYSWYMPKDSPATSLGHRHDWEGIVVWLSSYTETATVRGVAISAHGGYSKHPQPALQNGHPTIGYYSYYPLNHQLISTEEVGTWQPLIAWGNLTPAARKALQDTDFGAAEPPFKDGRFENHLAQAFI; encoded by the exons ATGTTCAACTTACGGACCCTTTCCATCCAGCTCCTCGCAGCTGCGAGCATCGTCCTGGCCTCGCCACTCGCTCTGAACACCCGCACCCTCGTCAATCACGATGCTGTGGTTGGCTTCCCGGAAGCCGTGCCCGGTACCCTTAGTGGAAAGCTCATGCTCAGGCACAAGCCCTACCTGAAGGTTTTCAACGGCTGTGTGCCCTTTCCCGCCGTCGATGCCGCAGGTAACACTGG CGGTGGACTAAGTCCAACTGGCGGCAGCAACGACGGCTGTTCTTCAAGCCCTGGCCAAGTCTACGCCCGCGCCGGTGAATACAATGGAGCCTGGGCCATCATGTACAGCTGGTACATGCCCAAAGACTCGCCTGCTACAAGTCTTGGCCACCGTCACGACTGGGAAGGTATTGTCGTCTGGCTATCCTCTTACACGGAAACTGCCACTGTGCGCGGTGTTGCCATTTCCGCCCATGGAGGTTATTCCAAGCACCCGCAGCCGGCGCTTCAGAATGGACACCCCACGATCGGCTATTACTCCTACTATCCACTGAACCACCAGCTTATTTCTACCGAAGAGGTGGGTACTTGGCAGCCGCTGATTGCCTGGGGGAACCTGACTCCGGCGGCGCGCAAGGCGCTTCAAGATACGGATTTTGGGGCTGCGGAGCCCCCTTTCAAAGATGGCAGGTTTGAAAATCATTTGGCCCAGGCTTTCATCTAG